In Thunnus thynnus chromosome 11, fThuThy2.1, whole genome shotgun sequence, the following proteins share a genomic window:
- the nyx gene encoding nyctalopin produces MTVITFTVSVLFVLPQAVLARWACVRACPASCSCTQERSCSVLCDRSAMAELPKEFPCEASAINLDKNRLKFLPERAFGTLPSLKTLSLDHNNISFITPGAFKGLANLVELKMAHNDYISYLHTRTFTGLKKLVRLDLSDCNLFNIPDRIFIEQIVLKELLCFQNNFRRIPGAIRGMENLTHIYLERNKIEAVAYNSLLGLGSLKYLNLQENRINVIHDQAFQDLVRLENFYLNDNLLSDLPRLAFKGLGRLKMLNLGGNQLTNVSKTWFSDLVELEVLYLDRNQLLNIEEGTFENLTSLITLHLNSNNLTTLPFPVFQPIYFLGRLYLFRNPWECDCSLEWLKEWMENYKLVRDIPCASPSSVTGLDLSEVVFAKLNGTCVDPAELNLTTASSEIVSTTENRFNSLISKLLQQELREEMGNGTESLRNGTLLESEDGELSAGVKGQRAEASQSLLCFLVVWLIFGLIGQSDINICLSCT; encoded by the exons ATGACTGTCATCACTTTCACTG TCTCTGTGCTGTTCGTGCTGCCTCAGGCGGTTCTGGCACGGTGGGCGTGTGTTCGGGCCTGTCCGGCGTCTTGCTCCTGCACTCaggagaggagctgcagcgTCCTGTGCGACCGGTCCGCCATGGCTGAGCTGCCCAAAGAGTTTCCCTGCGAGGCCTCCGCCATCAACCTGGACAAGAACAGACTCAAGTTCCTGCCAGAAAGGGCCTTCGGTACCCTGCCCTCCCTCAAGACTCTCTCCCTGGACCACAACAACATCTCCTTCATTACCCCTGGAGCCTTCAAG GGCCTCGCCAACCTGGTGGAGCTGAAAATGGCGCACAATGACTACATCAGCTACCTTCATACACGAACCTTCACCGGGCTGAAGAAGCTGGTGCGCCTGGACTTGTCAGACTGTAACCTCTTCAACATCCCAGACCGCATCTTCATTGAGCAAATAGTGCTGAAAGAGTTACTCTGCTTCCAAAACAACTTCCGCAGGATCCCTGGAGCCATCAGAGGCATGGAGAATCTGACTCACATCTACCTGGAGAGGAACAAGATAGAGGCGGTGGCTTACAACTCCCTGCTGGGCCTCGGCAGCCTCAA GTACCTGAACCTCCAAGAGAACCGCATCAATGTGATCCATGACCAGGCCTTTCAGGACCTTGTGCGACTGGAGAACTTCTACCTCAATGACAATCTGCTGTCTGACCTGCCCCGGCTTGCCTTCAAGGGCCTAGGCCGCCTCAAGATGCTCAACCTTGGGGGGAACCAGTTGACCAACGTGTCCAAGACCTGGTTCAGTGACCTGGTGGAGCTGGAGGTGCTGTACCTGGACAGGAACCAGCTGCTAAACATCGAGGAAGGAACTTTTGAGAACCTGACCAGCCTGATCACGCTCCACCTGAACAGCAACAACCTCACCACCCTTCCCTTTCCTGTTTTCCAGCCCATCTATTTCCTGGGCCGCCTCTACCTCTTCAGAAACCCATGGGAGTGCGACTGCTCCCTCGAGTGGCTGAAGGAGTGGATGGAAAACTACAAGCTGGTACGGGACATCCCCTGTGCTTCTCCGTCCTCCGTGACCGGGCTGGATCTCAGCGAGGTGGTCTTTGCCAAGCTGAATGGCACATGTGTGGATCCCGCAGAGCTGAACCTGACCACGGCCTCCTCAGAGATCGTCTCCACCACGGAGAACCGCTTCAACAGTCTCATTTCAAAGCTGCTCCAACAGGAGCTCAGAGAGGAGATGGGGAATGGTACCGAGAGCCTCCGCAACGGAACTCTATTGGAATCTGAGGACGGGGAGCTCTCTGCAGGGGTCAAAGGGCAACGAGCCGAGGCGAGCCAATCACTTCTCTGCTTCCTTGTAGTGTGGCTCATCTTTGGTTTGATTGGCCAGTCTGACATTAATATCTGTCTTTCTTGCACATGA